The following are from one region of the Biomphalaria glabrata chromosome 12, xgBioGlab47.1, whole genome shotgun sequence genome:
- the LOC106071337 gene encoding ubiquitin recognition factor in ER-associated degradation protein 1-like, with the protein MFSFGNTFMDFPSSGRPFKETYKCYSVIVQGGREEVEKGGKIIMPPSALDQLTRLNIQYPMLFKLTNKKTGRETHCGVLEFVADEGRVYIPYWMMRNLNIDEGDVIQIDNVSLSIATYAKFQPQSTDFLDITNPKAVLENALRSFACLTQGDVIAIIYNEKVYDLCVLETKPGKAVSIIECDMRVDFAPPIGYVEPEQVPKRTSHFESADTETDTADDIQAFRPFGGHGNRLDGKKKGTETESSSQSQTVAPRRGIPNYNFKRGTITFLRNVKPVSNGNTEEEKAFEAFSGQGQTLKKKNRS; encoded by the exons TTTAGCTTTGGTAACACATTTATGGATTTCCCATCATCTGGGAGGCCATTTAAAGAAACCTACAAATGTTACAGTGTCATAGTGCAAGGTGGCAGAGAGGAAGTTGAAAAAGGAGGCAAAA TCATCATGCCACCCTCTGCATTGGATCAACTCA CTCGTTTAAATATCCAGTATCCAATGTTGTTCAAGTTGACTAACAAAAAGACAGGTAGAGAAACACATTGTGGTGTTTTGGAGTTTGTTGCTGATGAAGGCAGAGTTTACATACCATATTGG ATGATGAGAAATTTAAACATTGATGAAGGAGATGTCATTCAAATTGACAATGTCTCTTTATCAATTGCCACATATGCCAAGTTTCAGCCACAGTCCACAGACTTCCTTGACATTACGAACCCTAAAGCTGT ATTGGAGAATGCCCTAAGAAGTTTTGCTTGTTTGACTCAAGGTGACGTCAtagctataatatataatgaaaag GTATATGACCTCTGTGTACTAGAAACAAAGCCAGGGAAGGCTGTATCTATAATAGAATGTGACATGAGA GTGGACTTTGCCCCACCCATTGGTTATGTAGAACCAGAACAAGTTCCCAAAAGGACAAGTCATTTTGAAAGTGCA GATACAGAAACAGATACTGCAGATGATATTCAAGCATTTAGA CCTTTTGGTGGACATGGCAACAGATTGGatggaaagaaaaaaggcaCAGAAACAGAATCTAGTTCACAGTCTCAGACAGTGGCACCAAGAag ggGAATCCCCAACTACAATTTCAAGCGAGGAACTATAACCTTCCTACGCAATGTCAAGCCAGTAAGTAATGGGAACACAGAggaagaaaaagcatttgaagCATTTTCTGGACAAGGCCaaacattgaaaaagaaaaacaggagttaa